The following proteins are co-located in the Pomacea canaliculata isolate SZHN2017 linkage group LG10, ASM307304v1, whole genome shotgun sequence genome:
- the LOC112574205 gene encoding LOW QUALITY PROTEIN: tubulin polyglutamylase TTLL6-like (The sequence of the model RefSeq protein was modified relative to this genomic sequence to represent the inferred CDS: deleted 1 base in 1 codon) — MNNSNRYHLLESGNRQLLKPRMRSPSKMMYLSLFILVTGVTLCALNIYQLHRIKEDHMFHHAAGPIVEGSNDENKQKSEKPIAWVAGKNLHTGYLKHVFDVLSHVGFVTGDYTADWSLLWSHDYPFKTFAPQLSSLKPYQKINHFPGSGYITNKVSLATSTMKFIPRAFKLPEDRDKFLSFSQDHPEVMWVQKSNTHRGIQIRNTSDLDLKKEGSFIQEYVSKPFLIDKHKFDIGVYTILTSINPLRVYIVEGDILFRFCPQEYYPFDPQNRDKYVVGDDYLPMWKVSSLKDIHQRHGFSFKDTFNIYMKSKGLDYEKVWRDIRSAIATVYLEKESKLIESALAYLDTNNFFEMVRFDFVLDEALNVFLMEANMSPNLSSSHFPPNKRLYEHVIFNVLGLIGLTHWMSSKQVNYEDEMRVSSADVNVFPEVCTNSTCASSCMDILCRLCKHCRTHSVEKTLKIAYLEHVQQGSCRRIFPPALNRSEVLAWNPKSSWPGTEELTESNKLMYLWFLGMCHKDLSWC, encoded by the exons ATGAATAATTCCAACAGGTACCATTTACTGGAATCAGGCAATCGACAGTTGCTGAAACCCAGGATGAGGTCACCAAGCAAGATGATGTATTTGTCCTTGTTCATTCTGGTCACTGGAGTCACTCTTTGTGCACTGAACATTTACCAGCTGCACAGAATCAAGGAAGACCACATGTTTCATCATGCTGCTGGCCCCATAGTGGAAGGGAGTAATGATGAAAATAAGCAGAAATCAGAAAAGCCTATTGCATGGGTTGCTGGTAAAAATCTTCACACAGGGTACTTG AAACATGTCTTTGATGTCCTCAGTCATGTGGGATTTGTCACTGGGGACTACACAGCTGATTGGTCATTGCTGTGGTCACATGATTACcctttcaaaacatttgctCCACAGTTGTCCAGTCTGAAGCCATACCAAAAGATTAATCATTTCCCAGGGTCTGGTTATATCACCAATAAAGTTAGTTTAGCCACAAGCACTATGAAATTCATTCCCAGAGCCTTCAAACTTCCAGAAGATAGAGATAAGTttctgtctttcagccaggatCATCCAGAAGTGATGTGGGTGCAGAAAAGCAACACTCATCGTGGTATTCAGATCAGGAACACATCTGACCTTGACCTGAAAAAAGAAGGGTCGTTTATACAGGAGTATGTCAGTAAACCTTTCCTTATTGACAAGCACAAGTTTGATATTGGAGTGTACACCATTCTGACATCCATCAACCCCTTAAGAGTATATATAGTAGAAGGTGACATCCTGTTTCGATTTTGCCCACAAGAGTACTACCCTTTTGATCCCCAAAATCGTGATAAGTACGTGGTTGGAGATGACTATCTGCCCATGTGGAAAGTCTCATCTTTGAAAGACATACATCAAAGACAtggattttctttcaaagatacATTCAATATCTATATGAAATCAAAAGGCTTGGACTATGAAAAGGTGTGGAGAGATATTCGATCTGCTATTGCTACTGTCTACCTTGAGAAGGAAAGCAAACTTATTGAATCAGCATTGGCATATCTAGACACCAATAACTTTTTTGAAATGGTGCGTTTTGACTTTGTGCTGGATGAGGCTCTTAATGTGTTTCTTATGGAAGCCAACATGTCTCCAAATCTTTCTTCATCCCATTTTCCACCAAACAAGCGTCTGTATGAACATGTGATCTTTAATGTGCTTGGTTTGATTGGCTTGACACATTGGATGTCATCTAAACAGGTTAATTATGAAGATGAAATGCGGGTTTCTTCAGCAGATGTTAATGTATTTCCAGAGGTTTGCACAAATAGTACTTGTGCTAGTTCTTGCATGGACATACTTTGCAGACTGTGTAAGCACTGCCGAACACATTCTGTagagaagacattaaaaattgCTTATCTTGAGCATGTCCAACAAGGATCATGCAGAAGAATTTTTCCACCAGCTTTAAACAGGTCTGAAGTTTTGGCTTGGAATCCCAAATCCTCGTGGCCAGGAACCGAAGAATTGACAGAGAGCAACAAATTGATGTATCTCTGGTTTTTGGGAATGTGTCACAAGGATCTATCATGGTGTTAG